The DNA region GTTTCCGGCGGCCTGCATGGCGTCGGCGCTTCGGTTGTAAACGCTCTTTCGGAATGGCTCGAGGTGGAGGTCTGCGACGGCAAACATCGATATTACCAGCGGTTTGAACGTGGCAAGGAATGCGCGCCGCTCGAAATCGTCGGGGAAACCGACCGGCGCGGCACGCAGGTTGCGTTCAAGGCCGATTCGGATATCTTTGAAGAGACAGTCTACGATTATGAAGTCCTGCTGACCCGCCTGCGCGAACAGGCATTTTTGAACGCTGGTGTCTATATCGTGCTAAAGGATCTGCGTCAGCCGGAACCGGTTGAGACTGACCTGCAGTATGAAGGCGGCATCCGTTCGTTTGTCGAGCATATCCACCAGCGCAAAGGTGTGGAAACGCTGCATGACGACGTGATCTACCTTGCGGCGCGTGACGGGGACAACACCGCTGAAGTCGCTATGCAGTGGAATGACAGCTACAACGAATTACTTCTTTCGTTTGCGAACAATATCCACACGACTGACGGAGGCACCCACGAGGTGGGGTTCAAAAACGCCCTGACCCGCGCGATGAACGATTACGCGCGGCGGTATAACATCCTCAAGGACAACGATAAAAACCTGAGCGGTGAAGATGTGCGTGAAGGTCTGACGGCAGTCATTTCGGTTAAGCTGACCGACGCGCAGTTTGAAGGCCAGACCAAGGCGAAGCTTGGCAACACGTCGATGCGCGCGCTGGTCGATGGGCTTGTCTACGAGAAACTCACCACCTATTTTGAGGAAAACCCGGCGGTGGCGCGGTCGATTATGGATAAATCCCTCAACGCCTCCCGCGCCCGCGAAGCGGCGCGCAAAGCGCGCGAGGTTGCGCGGCGAAAATCCGCGCTTGAGACCGCGTCGCTTCCCGGCAAGCTTGCCGATTGTTCGCAGCATGGCGCGGACGGCACCGAAATCTACATCGTCGAGGGAGATTCGGCGGGCGGTTCGGCCAAAATGGGACGCGACCGGCGGTTCCAGGCGATCCTGCCGCTCTGGGGCAAGATGCTCAACGTCGAAAAAGCGCGGCTCGACCGGGTTTACGGAAACGACAAGCTGATGCCGGTCGTCACGGCGCTCGGCACCGGCATCGGGGACGAATTCGATCTTTCAAAGCTGCGGTACGGCAAGGTTATCATCATGGCCGATGCGGATGTCGACGGCAGTCATATCCGCACCCTGCTGCTCACCTTCTTTTTCCGCTATATGCGTCCGCTTATCGAGGAGGGGCACATCTGCATCGCGCAGCCGCCGCTCTTCAAGGTCAGCCGGGGCAAACAGGTCCGATATGCGTTTTCGGATGAGGAACGCGATCAGTATATCCGCGAACTCTGCCCGGACGGAAACGGAAAATGTGATGTACAGCGTTATAAGGGCCTTGGTGAAATGGACCCGGAACAGCTTTGGGAAACAACCATGAACCCGGAAAACCGCACCATGCTGCGCGTCTCGATGGAGGATGCGGTCAAGGCGGATGAGATCTTCACCATCCTGATGGGCGACAAGGTTGCGCCGCGCAAGGAATTCATCGAACAGAACGCAAAATATGTGACCAATCTGGATATTTAACCTTCCAGCGAAAGGAGATTCTTCATGCAGGAAAACGAAATGCAGCAGGAATTCGACCAAGCGGAAGCGCCCGGCAGTGAAGCACAGGCGCCGGATGAAGCTGTGCCGGCTGGGAATGCCACTGCTGAAACACAGCCGGCGGTCCGCCAGGATGAGCAGGAACAGCTCAAGAAGCTGTTCACACTGAAATATAAAATCCCGCTGGAGGAATATCACGAATTTCATGTCATCATGAGCGCCGACCATGTGAGAAAGAACAGCGGACGCAATAACAAGATCGGCATTGTTGAAGTGGTGGTCGGCTTGGGATTGCTGGCGGCGATGCTTGCAATGGGTAAGGAGATCGGCGCTTTCTACTATGTTTTGGTGGTTGGAATGATCCTGATGGGGCTTTACAGCGTCAGTTACTACCGTTTTTTCTACCCGCGGATACTGCGCCGGGTGGTCGAAAAACAGCACGCCGGCACCCCTTATCTGCAAAGTGAAATCACAGTGGATTTTTATTCCAACAAATGCACGGAATATATTCAGGATAAGCAGGCCGATACCTTCTGGCATTCGATCCTGGAGGTTCGGGAGAACAGGAACCTCTATTTGATCATGCTGGGGGAGAAACGCTGCCTGCTGATCCCGAAATCGCAGCTCTCTGAAAAAGAGATCGCCAAGCTCGATAAACTGCTCGGCCAGGTCTGTGCGAATTATGAAAAGAAGAGGATCCTGATATGAACGAAATACCGGCCGCCGGTGCGCGGCAGACCACAGTTACCTTCGAGGCGCGCGTGGAGGACTTTTTGCAGGCGGCGGCGGTTTTTGACCTCAAAAACCGGGTCAATTCCCGCCGTTCGCTGGAACTGCTGGGCGTCATGGTGCTGCTTTTGATGTTTGTCCCGGCGCTGCTGAAACAGCCTGACAGCCTGGCAAATTGGGTGATGACGATCGCGGGAGTCATTCTGGGACTGTTGGTATGGAAATACCCGGCTTACGCAAACCGGCAGTTTGCCCGGCGGCGGGCGATGGACTGCCCAGAATATACGATGACTGTCACAGCGGATGGGATCGATGTGCTGGAAGGCCCGGCAAGCTATCATATCGCTTACAGCGATCATCCCGCTGTGTGGGAATACCGCAATGTATTCGCAATTTGCCATGAGAAGAACCGTCTGCTTGCCATCCCGAAGGATCAGCTTGGCGAGGAGGTCTGCGGGCAGCTGCGCGGCCTGTTTTCGCAGGGGCTTGGCGACCGGTATGAAAATGTGTACAGCAAAGAAAAATAGGCCGGAAATTACGCGCGCTGCTGCGCGCGGCGCGGGATACGATTCCCGCCCCGGCACCGGCGGATCTCCTTCTTGGGGAGAGACGCCTGGAACGATTGAGACCGCAGGCAAAGGAGAGAGAACCGAATGAGCAAGGATCACAGCAAGAAGGGGCAGCAGGACAAAGACGCCGCCTTCGATCCCGAAATAATCGAAACCCGAATCCATTCAATCGACATTGAAAGCGAGATGAAGAAATCCTTCCTCGACTATTCGATGTCGGTCATTGTCAGCCGCGCGCTGCCGGATGTGCGCGACGGCTTAAAGCCGGTGCACCGGCGTATCCTCTATACCCTGCATGAAAACGGGCTCACCCCGGATAAGGCTTACCGCAAGTGCGCGGATACGGTCGGCACCGTGCTTGGCCGGTATCATCCGCACGGCGATGCGTCGGTTTATGATGCGATGGTGCGCCTGGCGCAGGATTTTTCAATGCGTTACCCGCTGGTGGACGGGCATGGGAACTTCGGATCGGTCGACGGCGATCCGCCGGCCGCCTACCGTTATACCGAGAGCCGCATGAGCAAGATTTCACTTTCACTGCTCACCGATATCGACAAGGAAACGGTCGATTTCATGCCGAACTACGACGACCGCCTGCAGGAGCCGGTCGTGCTGCCGAGCCGGTTCCCGAACCTGCTGGTGAACGGGTCGACCGGCATCGCGGTCGGCATGGCGACCAATATCCCGCCGCACAATCTCGGCGAGGTCATTGACGCGGCGCAGCTGCTGATCGATAACCCGGACGCCACGCTCGAGGATCTGATGCAGCATATCAAAGGTCCGGACTTCCCAACCGGCGGCATCATCATGGGCCGCAGCGGTATC from Anaerotruncus rubiinfantis includes:
- the gyrB gene encoding DNA topoisomerase (ATP-hydrolyzing) subunit B, with product MANTPQNENYDSTQIQVLEGLEAVRKRPGMYIGSTGTRGLHHLVYEIVDNSIDEALAGYCDKITVELLPGEIVRVCDDGRGIPVGIQQQTGLPAVTVVFTILHAGGKFGGSGYKVSGGLHGVGASVVNALSEWLEVEVCDGKHRYYQRFERGKECAPLEIVGETDRRGTQVAFKADSDIFEETVYDYEVLLTRLREQAFLNAGVYIVLKDLRQPEPVETDLQYEGGIRSFVEHIHQRKGVETLHDDVIYLAARDGDNTAEVAMQWNDSYNELLLSFANNIHTTDGGTHEVGFKNALTRAMNDYARRYNILKDNDKNLSGEDVREGLTAVISVKLTDAQFEGQTKAKLGNTSMRALVDGLVYEKLTTYFEENPAVARSIMDKSLNASRAREAARKAREVARRKSALETASLPGKLADCSQHGADGTEIYIVEGDSAGGSAKMGRDRRFQAILPLWGKMLNVEKARLDRVYGNDKLMPVVTALGTGIGDEFDLSKLRYGKVIIMADADVDGSHIRTLLLTFFFRYMRPLIEEGHICIAQPPLFKVSRGKQVRYAFSDEERDQYIRELCPDGNGKCDVQRYKGLGEMDPEQLWETTMNPENRTMLRVSMEDAVKADEIFTILMGDKVAPRKEFIEQNAKYVTNLDI
- a CDS encoding YcxB family protein, translating into MQENEMQQEFDQAEAPGSEAQAPDEAVPAGNATAETQPAVRQDEQEQLKKLFTLKYKIPLEEYHEFHVIMSADHVRKNSGRNNKIGIVEVVVGLGLLAAMLAMGKEIGAFYYVLVVGMILMGLYSVSYYRFFYPRILRRVVEKQHAGTPYLQSEITVDFYSNKCTEYIQDKQADTFWHSILEVRENRNLYLIMLGEKRCLLIPKSQLSEKEIAKLDKLLGQVCANYEKKRILI
- a CDS encoding YcxB family protein, translated to MNEIPAAGARQTTVTFEARVEDFLQAAAVFDLKNRVNSRRSLELLGVMVLLLMFVPALLKQPDSLANWVMTIAGVILGLLVWKYPAYANRQFARRRAMDCPEYTMTVTADGIDVLEGPASYHIAYSDHPAVWEYRNVFAICHEKNRLLAIPKDQLGEEVCGQLRGLFSQGLGDRYENVYSKEK